The DNA segment ATGTCCGTATTTGATGATTTGAGGAGATTGGCACTTAGGACAGTTCATCAATTTGGCTGCAATGCTTGATGCTCCTAGCATATCAACTCGCCATTACTATTCATTACTACCCATTTGGGTTCACCCAACTCTCCGGATATTTATACTTTTTACACGCCATAAGCTGAACCCTGTTAATAGGTGAATGGTATGCCGCTTGCACCTAAGCATCGAACCGATACAATCTCAACTATGCATAGCTACAGTCTGATCCGAACTATGAGCTGTCGTCTTGCGGGTATTTGATTTACTTATATTATTGAGAGCGGCCTGGCTGCAGCTGCCATAAGGAATAGGTGCATTAGATAAGTGAAATAGCGTATGGTTGAGCGAAAACCAAATGTTTAAGGGTGGTGGGCCGGCCTCTATGGCGACCATGACATTAATGAGGAACCTTTAGTCGAGACCTTTCATTACGAAGGCTAGGAAGTAGGCCGGTGCATCCGCAACTGCTATGACGCTCTTATCCTTAACACCCTTAAGATGCTTGCCATTGATGTGGTCTTAGGCAAGCCAAGACGACAAGACGGGTGTTTCACCTCGGATGCGGTGGTTGCCCTAAATGCGCTTCAAGAAGCGATCCCATTGCCTCAAGAATGGGGAGGCACCTAGGAACCTGGTACTGCTTGATGATGGGAGGCCGCTTCACCAAGTACTTTGACAGTGCCAAAGATCTGCTTGGCTACCCTGGTATCCAAATCGTTGAGGAATTTTTGAGGACTTTGAGGTTGCTCTAAAGAGTGCAGAGCCTCCATCTATGAGCTTCAGGCCGTTAGTCCGGCGGCTGAAAACTATCTTGACTCCCTCCATTACGGTCAGGTTTCTCCTTGTTAAGAAGAATTGGCTATTTTTGGAGAATTATTGCTGAAAGTGTTGATAAATAAGGATTCTGAGAATTTAATTGTAGAACGCCATAGAACGCTCCGTTCTATGGCGTTCTATTAAAGGGTTTCAGCCTCTTTCAGGCCTTTTAGGGGATCAGCTCATGAGGGCAGGAGCTGGTTAAGGCTATCGCTGTATATCTCGGAATTTCGCTGTTTTACTGAGTTCGCCTTGCAGGCTGATGTTTGAATGTGCGAGAGAGGATAAAGGGTCTTATGTTCCAATATCTCGTCGACATGCTGTTCCTAATACTGCTTTCAATTCCATTGAAATAAGAGCGCCGTTATGTTTTAGAGGAAGAGGTATTCTAAATCGGTGATTGAAATCAGTTCGTATATTTTTTAGCTTTTGAAGGATTCGAATAAAGCAATTAATCATAAAAAGCCCCTGGTGTTATACCAGGGGCCACATCATTAACTGAGAGCTATCGCTAGTTTCTAAAGATATGCCAGAGCCCTGCAATGATAGCGATCGCACTTGCCAGCGTAATCACAATGCGGGCAAAGAGAGCCGCAAGCAGCAGCAGCGCTCCATAGCCCACCGACTCATAGGGGTGCAGCTGCGCCCACTGCCACAGCCGCAAGGGCGTCTCCAGAAAAGATCGTAAATAGAACCTAAACATCCTCCTTGCCCTCCAGCCGGTCAAAGGAAATGGGCAGCTTCTCCCCTAGGCTCCTGGCATAAGCCATCGCCCGTTCCCGGTAAGCTTGCAGTACTAGGTTGTGCGTCTCAATCTGAATTGCCCTGAGCTTGGCCAGCTGCCCATTGACGGCAGCACCAATGGCAATGCGATCGCGAATCCTAAACAGGATCTCATCGCCAAAGGCCAGCAGAATCGCCAGCACCCCATTCCAGAGCACTAGGCCAATTGCTCCCAGCGGGTCTGCTGTCAGCCGGTCCAGACTCAAGTACTGCACCCCACCAAAGCCAGCAAAGTTGGAGAAGATGTCGATGAGGTAAAGCCCGCGCAGGATGATGCCCCAGCCGCCATCGCCCTGAGCACTGCCGCCAATGCCCTTGAACGGATCACCCCCAATGCTCTGGATCACCCCGGCCCCGATCTGAGTGATCGCAATCAGCCCGGTTAGAGAAGCAGCAATCCACCAGTCGACCGGCAGCTGGCTAAAGCCCTCCCAGCTCATCCAGCAGTCGGCTGCGATCAGAACAAAGGCTCCGACGGTGAGCAGTGCGATCGCACCCTGCACCCGTCCAGGAGAAACCCGAGGCGGCGTGGTGGGCACCAGAGGAGACGCCTGAGGCAAGTACTGATCTGAATTGACCCGACGCAACTTCGTTCGCTTAACCATGAGTTGCCTCCTTCATCGCCTTGACGATGCCAACAGCCCTGTCATAGTCACGCGTATTCTTGCTCACTTGAAAGAGGGTTGAGGTAATCCAGTTCTGTGACTTGCCTAGACGCAGGGCTTCTCTGACCGCTTCCTGAGTGGCTCCATCGTGGGGGTCTAGCGCTAGGGGACAGAAGATCGAGACCGTTTCCTCAAAGAGCTCCACCTCCTTTGGGTCAGGCTCCACCGACCTCTCCACTGGTGGCTCCACCAGCCCTACCACTGGTTGTCCCACCAGTGGCTCCACCCCCTCCACCGCCGGTGGAGCAAGGCTTACAGACGAGCGGGATGCTCCTGGTGAAGTGCGCAGGGAACGCGGATAGATCCGCTCGGCCAGATGCATACCCTGCATGAGCGCGGTATGAGCCTGGTGCCTAGCTGCGTCCTGTGCCTCATTGCGAATCTGCTCCTTGAGGGCCTGGGGCAGGAAAGGGCTAGGCACCGTCACCTTTGGGAAGTTGTTCTCCTCCCCTGGTTCCTCAGCTTCACCCTCCTCTTCTACCAGCTCATAGCCCTCTGGAATGGGCTCACCCTCTTGCCACTCGAGCTCATCAGGCAAACTTTCCACCCTGGCCACCGGTAAAGAGGGCAGCTGGTAAGGCATGTCTGCCATCGGGTGGTAGTTCGGGTCCGGCGTCTTATCCCGGTTCTGCCACCACATCACCCCACCGACGGCAGCAGCGACTAGCACTAGGAGCCCGAAGCCGCCTGATGTCATACCGACGTCTGCAGTGATGGGTGCGATCGCACTTTCTGCCGTGATCATTTGCTGAGCCACCATCGGTGCACTTTCCCGCATCCGCGCTGGTGGCTGCGATTGCCAGTTGCAGTAGCGGTTGTCTGCTAGCACCCAGCCTGGATCAGTGCGGGTGAAGCTCTTGAGATTAGGAATCTGGTTCGAGAACTGGTAGCGATCGCCCAGCCAGAAATGCTCCCAGGCCTTGCCCTGATTGTCCTGGGAAAGAGACGTTTGAGCGTGTTCACATGGAATCATAGGGAAAGCTCCTATCTAGAAGAGTGGGGCTAGAGCCGGGAAGGTCATCTTGGCGGGTGGCTTCCCGGTTCAAAGCAGAGAGCAGGTCGAAGGCCTTGAGCTTGGCTAGACGAAAAGAACACTGCTCAACGGCTCTGATCTTCGATGCGACAGCAAGCAGCTGCTTGCCAGAAATAGACATAAGTAAAGCCTCCGAAGAGAACGAATCCGAGTGCTAGCCAGGCAGCCCAGTAGCGCCAGGTGCGTCGGGCTTTCCCAGAGCATTGACCTCAGCGGTCAGGTCTTGCAGGTCATCGAGTTCAGCGTTTTGAATGTGGGCTAGGACATCGGTTTTGATGCGGTACTCATCAGCGCGGCGGCGGAACTGCTCGATGCGCTTCTGGCTCTGGCGCTTGAGCTGCCTGACCTGCAAGAGTTCTTGTTCCTGCTGAGCTTCAGCCTGCTCCATGCCTTGCTCAATCTGGTCGAGAAAGCCTGTTAACCCGGACATGAACTCACGCGGATTGGTGAGAGCTGAGCGAGTGCGATCAGTGCGGAACTGCTCTAGGCTGGCGGCAGCTTGCCCCACTTGCAGAGTCAGAGCGCTCTGGTGGTTACCCTGCTCTACCGTCACTTGAGGGGCAGCTTCCTTGCCGAACTCGCGTAGGAGAAGGGTTTGAGCCTCGTAGTTAAGGCCGCTACTGGTGTCAATTCCCAGATTCTGAGCCCGGCTATGGACGGAGCTTTTGGGCAGATTATGCTGCTTAGCAAAAGCGTGGAGAGAAATGGTCATGTTTGAACACCTGAAAACGCTGGAAGAACTGGCTTGAGACGGTTGTGAACGTCAGAACCTGTTCGCTTTTGTTCAAACCCGGTTCTAGTCTTGTTCCCATCCGCTCAAAAGGATGCTAGCATCTTAGTGCTTATAAAAGCACTGATTAAGCACAAAAAAGAGATTAGTTAGTAGCTGATTGGTCTAAAATACTAACGAGAGAGATCTTTCAGTGCTCAAGACGTAATATGGGAGCGTGTAATCAGTGCCTAACCTCGTGAGTAAGCGTTACAACATCACCCTCCCCGACGGCATAGCAGAAGCCCTAGAGCAATGGGCAGAGGGCGAAAAAAACAAACCCTCTACCTTGGCTGCATTTCTGGTGGAGAGTGCGGTTAGGCAAGCTATTGATCAGGGAAAAATCGCCCCGATCAACCCGGGACAACAATCCACAAGTGGCAGTAAGTAAGAACTGAGATCTCAACCATGGCTCAGGCAATCGCGAAACATCTGACGTTTGAGGAATATCTGGCCTACGACGACGGGACAGACACTCGTTATGAGCTGGTGAACGGAGAACTCGTACCCATGCCCCCGGAATCGCGCTTAAACGCGAAGACTGCGATGTTTCTGCTGTTCGAGCTGAGAAAGTTCGTTTCAGAGCATCGCCTCTGTCATAAAGACACCGAAATCGAAGTAACTGGCCGCTTTGCAACGGCGCGGTTACCCGATTTGATGGTGTTGACAGAAGAGTTGGCCGAGATCCTCAAGGGTGCCCCCCGTGCCACGATCACCCGAGACATGCCGCCGCAATTCGTGGTCGAGGTGGTTTCCCCAGGGCAAGAGAACGCCAACCGCGATTACCGCTATAAGCGCTCCGAGTATGCAGCACGGGGCATTCCTGAGTATTGGATAGCAGACCCCATCAAGCAGCAGGTTACTGTGTTCACGCTGGTGGAGGGGCTTTACGAAGAAGTTGTTTACACGAGTTGAGATCGCATTGTGTCCAAGCAGTTTCCTAACTTTGATGCCGCTGCAGAGCGGGTGCTGAAAGGGTAGATGAGGTTGTAATTTATGAGTGCTATGACGTCAGAGAAACCCCAACCTAGGTTCAAGCAAGATCGTTTCCGCCAAGAATACGGCAGCAGATCTCAGCAGCCCCGCGTTCAGTGGCAATGTGTTGCCCACGTCAAAGGCAGGCTAAAGCGCTCCAAGCCCGATGAGGAAGGCAACCGCAAGCTGTTCTTTTGCGCCACTGACGGTGCAATGTGGCCCGTGCTCACTCTCGGTCGGGAGGACGACGACTCACTGATCTGGATGTTCACTCACATCGAAACCGT comes from the Pseudanabaena sp. FACHB-2040 genome and includes:
- a CDS encoding Uma2 family endonuclease, producing MAQAIAKHLTFEEYLAYDDGTDTRYELVNGELVPMPPESRLNAKTAMFLLFELRKFVSEHRLCHKDTEIEVTGRFATARLPDLMVLTEELAEILKGAPRATITRDMPPQFVVEVVSPGQENANRDYRYKRSEYAARGIPEYWIADPIKQQVTVFTLVEGLYEEVVYTS